The following proteins are co-located in the Haloplanus sp. HW8-1 genome:
- a CDS encoding DUF5788 family protein produces the protein MKEFERKQLLERVNREGATVGATIPETIDVQGEEVDLQSFVFEIKRRETVPKGERERVERAKKNLRRERLQRLQRIEDGEVSYAEGERLVENIIGIDRALDALEALGSADLEREAEAQEAADRKRWMKFLRKALGHEDTSHNTRGRP, from the coding sequence GTGAAAGAGTTCGAGCGCAAGCAGCTCCTCGAACGCGTCAACCGCGAGGGAGCGACGGTTGGTGCGACCATCCCCGAGACCATCGACGTGCAGGGCGAGGAGGTGGACCTCCAGTCGTTCGTCTTCGAGATCAAGCGCCGGGAGACGGTACCCAAAGGCGAGCGAGAGCGGGTCGAGCGGGCGAAAAAGAACCTCCGTCGCGAGCGACTCCAGCGGCTCCAGCGGATCGAGGACGGCGAGGTGAGCTACGCCGAGGGCGAGCGACTGGTCGAGAACATCATCGGCATCGACCGGGCGCTCGACGCCCTCGAAGCCCTCGGCTCGGCCGACCTCGAACGCGAGGCCGAAGCCCAGGAGGCCGCCGACCGCAAGCGTTGGATGAAGTTCCTGCGGAAGGCGCTGGGCCACGAGGACACCAGCCACAACACCCGGGGGCGTCCGTGA
- the nreA gene encoding DNA repair protein NreA: MRLDDFVDIEANERAERRRLAKEKSYEILDHVESVADRVERTVSGDAVVGSVSPSIFVGRSNYPEVSTGILSPVGNESEADSYVTSGVWYDEGVDLTEVFRRRTSLLNSRRSASVDVSETWDGFVGVGREVAIADRPVDVEIGLDGDPRIDFDADGAAPPTGPSAPARSATLGENPHVPRAVEKTLEDDDWRAEGAINYLYRRGFDVYEVNTILSAGALGRGDHRRLVPTRWSITAVDDTVGQFLRGSLRDAPSVNGVEIHRNEFLGNAYWVVLAPGQWEYELVELKAPGSVWNPDPEAGMWLAADREGYEGRTGYVEETAGAYHAARLAVLEHLDDRGRQAKCLVLRHVSDDYWGPAGVWQVREGVRHAFEGEHATAETLADAVRGVVDYLPASLAALRRKSTMVAGLQTTLDRF; this comes from the coding sequence ATGCGCCTCGACGACTTCGTCGACATCGAGGCCAACGAACGCGCCGAGCGACGGCGCCTCGCGAAGGAGAAGTCCTACGAGATCCTCGATCACGTCGAGTCGGTCGCCGACCGGGTGGAGCGGACCGTCTCGGGCGACGCGGTCGTGGGCAGCGTCTCGCCCTCCATCTTCGTCGGCCGGTCGAACTACCCGGAGGTGTCGACCGGCATCCTCTCGCCGGTCGGCAACGAGAGCGAGGCCGACAGCTACGTCACCAGCGGCGTGTGGTACGACGAGGGCGTCGACCTGACGGAGGTGTTTCGCCGACGGACCAGCCTGCTCAACTCCCGGCGGTCCGCGTCGGTCGACGTCTCGGAGACGTGGGACGGCTTCGTCGGCGTCGGCCGCGAGGTGGCCATCGCCGACCGTCCGGTCGACGTGGAGATCGGTCTCGACGGCGACCCCCGGATCGACTTCGACGCCGACGGCGCCGCGCCGCCGACCGGGCCGAGCGCCCCCGCCCGCTCCGCGACCCTCGGCGAGAACCCGCACGTTCCCAGAGCGGTCGAAAAGACTCTGGAGGACGACGACTGGCGCGCCGAAGGCGCCATCAACTACCTCTACCGCCGCGGGTTCGACGTCTACGAGGTGAACACCATCCTCTCGGCGGGGGCGCTGGGGCGGGGGGACCACCGGCGACTCGTCCCGACGCGGTGGTCGATCACTGCCGTCGACGACACCGTCGGACAGTTCCTCCGTGGCTCGCTCCGGGATGCACCGAGCGTGAACGGGGTGGAGATCCACCGCAACGAGTTCCTCGGCAACGCCTACTGGGTGGTGTTGGCCCCGGGCCAGTGGGAGTACGAACTCGTCGAACTGAAGGCGCCGGGGAGCGTCTGGAACCCCGATCCGGAGGCGGGGATGTGGCTGGCAGCGGACCGCGAGGGCTACGAGGGGCGGACGGGATACGTCGAGGAGACGGCCGGCGCATACCACGCCGCCCGACTGGCGGTCCTCGAACACCTCGACGACCGGGGGCGGCAAGCGAAATGTCTCGTCCTCCGGCACGTCTCCGACGATTACTGGGGGCCGGCGGGCGTCTGGCAGGTCCGCGAAGGCGTCCGACACGCCTTCGAGGGTGAACACGCGACCGCCGAGACGCTCGCCGACGCGGTACGGGGCGTCGTCGACTACCTACCTGCCTCGCTCGCAGCCCTCAGGCGCAAGTCGACGATGGTCGCCGGCCTCCAAACGACGCTCGATCGATTCTGA
- a CDS encoding DUF7139 domain-containing protein: protein MTSLGEVYHGDDRNGPSLRQIYAGASLFVVGIVLVVAGIVVATTDVLLGGGTTLLDVREYGGILAGLGVPAVFLGISAVLPAERSTRAAAGIGASVAVLGVALFAHAYPCRWSGANCAPGMVDLTLPTASVYFLGALTTFWCLFVGIANFKTRNDPGGTVTMEVTRQGETKVIEVDRSTAGSGVGLGGSADGPTSTVGAGVSDGGDDDTDIREVATVASETGGGGATTSTAGPQTSPAPSAGDAAETWKSTAATDATTDAADRYCGNCEHFEYVRTERGIQPYCGFHDGVMADMDACEDWSGR from the coding sequence ATGACCAGTCTCGGGGAGGTCTACCACGGGGACGACCGGAACGGTCCGAGTCTCCGGCAGATCTACGCGGGGGCGAGCCTGTTCGTCGTCGGCATCGTCCTCGTGGTCGCGGGGATCGTCGTCGCCACGACCGACGTGTTACTGGGCGGTGGAACGACCCTCCTCGACGTGCGCGAGTACGGCGGCATCCTCGCCGGCCTCGGCGTGCCGGCCGTCTTCCTCGGTATCTCGGCGGTCCTGCCGGCCGAGCGCTCGACGCGTGCCGCCGCGGGGATCGGCGCCAGCGTCGCCGTCCTCGGCGTCGCCCTGTTTGCACACGCCTACCCCTGCCGGTGGTCCGGCGCCAACTGTGCGCCCGGCATGGTCGATCTGACGCTGCCGACGGCGAGCGTTTACTTCCTCGGTGCGCTCACCACGTTCTGGTGTCTGTTCGTCGGTATCGCCAACTTCAAAACACGAAACGATCCCGGCGGCACCGTCACCATGGAGGTGACCCGGCAGGGCGAAACGAAGGTAATCGAGGTGGATCGCTCGACTGCCGGCAGCGGCGTCGGCCTCGGCGGCAGCGCCGACGGTCCCACCTCCACCGTCGGGGCGGGTGTGAGCGACGGGGGCGACGACGACACCGACATCCGCGAGGTCGCCACCGTCGCCTCGGAGACGGGGGGCGGTGGCGCCACCACGTCGACGGCGGGTCCGCAGACGTCCCCCGCGCCGTCGGCCGGCGACGCCGCCGAGACCTGGAAATCGACGGCGGCGACCGACGCGACCACCGACGCCGCCGACCGCTACTGTGGCAACTGCGAGCACTTCGAGTACGTCCGAACCGAACGCGGCATCCAGCCCTACTGTGGCTTCCACGACGGCGTCATGGCCGACATGGACGCCTGTGAGGACTGGAGCGGCCGGTAA
- a CDS encoding Mut7-C RNAse domain-containing protein — MDRFLCDAMLGKLATYLRMCGYDTAYALDRGVEADDAVQDLAEREGRRLVTRDADLAARTEGAIRLAARDVDGQLRELRAAGVRLTLPATPRRCGRCNGPLGPVSADAETPEDTPDPATTDVWRCERCGGHFWKGSHWDDVRERLP, encoded by the coding sequence ATGGATCGGTTCCTCTGTGACGCGATGCTCGGGAAACTGGCGACGTACCTCCGGATGTGTGGCTACGACACCGCGTACGCTCTCGACCGAGGCGTCGAGGCCGACGACGCCGTCCAAGACCTGGCCGAACGCGAGGGGCGACGGCTCGTCACCCGCGACGCCGATCTCGCGGCCCGCACCGAGGGGGCGATCCGACTCGCGGCACGGGACGTCGACGGGCAGTTGCGCGAACTCCGGGCGGCTGGGGTGAGGCTGACACTCCCTGCGACGCCGCGGCGCTGCGGGCGGTGTAACGGACCGCTCGGCCCCGTTTCGGCGGACGCGGAGACACCCGAGGACACCCCAGATCCCGCGACGACGGACGTTTGGCGGTGCGAGCGGTGTGGTGGCCACTTCTGGAAGGGGAGCCACTGGGACGACGTGAGAGAACGGTTGCCGTAG
- a CDS encoding CNNM domain-containing protein, with protein MNVPNGMLSSSVVLLGLLAASAFFSSTEIAVFSLPEEWLADRVTAGDDRAAILADLREDPHRLLVTLLVGNNVVNVAISSVLAVLLASHFPEGVAVVLTTVVASSVVLVFGEILPKSYGLGNAKTWALRMARPIRIVERVLLPVVVVFDIVTRRAGAALGGDPDIEEPYTGTAAGGEGAK; from the coding sequence ATGAACGTCCCGAACGGAATGCTGTCGAGTTCGGTCGTCCTGTTGGGGCTACTCGCCGCGAGCGCCTTCTTTTCGAGTACCGAAATCGCCGTCTTCTCGCTCCCCGAAGAGTGGCTCGCGGACCGCGTGACCGCCGGCGACGACCGAGCGGCCATCCTGGCCGACCTCCGCGAGGATCCCCACCGACTCCTGGTGACCCTGCTCGTGGGCAACAACGTCGTCAACGTCGCCATCTCCAGCGTCCTCGCGGTGTTGCTCGCGAGCCACTTCCCGGAGGGCGTCGCCGTCGTCCTGACGACGGTCGTCGCCAGCAGCGTCGTCCTCGTGTTCGGTGAGATACTGCCGAAGTCCTACGGACTGGGCAACGCGAAGACGTGGGCGCTCCGGATGGCCCGGCCGATCCGGATCGTCGAGCGCGTTCTGCTCCCGGTCGTCGTCGTCTTCGATATCGTCACGCGGCGGGCGGGGGCCGCCCTCGGTGGCGATCCCGACATCGAGGAGCCGTACACCGGCACCGCGGCGGGCGGCGAAGGAGCGAAGTGA
- a CDS encoding DUF302 domain-containing protein → MTLPIDPTAVDPADVGEQRATLEMDHEAAIEHVRETFEAAGFGVPVEFSPSDLLNEKVDADRDPYYVLGACNPTMADRVLDVSDGRMGALFPCNVVVWEESPGVQTVYHVSIMRIGRLVGLSPDDDEMAAIVADTGEMVDAAFAAL, encoded by the coding sequence ATGACGCTCCCGATCGACCCGACCGCCGTGGACCCGGCGGACGTCGGCGAACAGCGCGCAACCCTTGAGATGGACCACGAGGCGGCGATCGAACACGTCCGGGAGACGTTCGAGGCGGCGGGCTTCGGCGTCCCGGTGGAGTTCTCGCCTTCGGACCTCCTCAACGAGAAGGTCGACGCGGATCGCGACCCCTACTACGTACTCGGGGCGTGCAACCCCACGATGGCCGACCGCGTCCTCGACGTCAGCGACGGCCGAATGGGCGCACTCTTCCCGTGTAACGTGGTCGTCTGGGAGGAGTCGCCGGGCGTGCAGACCGTCTATCACGTCAGTATCATGCGCATCGGCCGGCTTGTCGGCCTCTCGCCCGACGACGATGAGATGGCGGCCATCGTCGCGGACACGGGCGAGATGGTCGACGCGGCCTTCGCCGCGCTGTAG
- a CDS encoding alpha/beta fold hydrolase yields the protein MVPDADGALRTVSTAADRRVSYAEYGDPDGTPVLFLHGTPGSHVLGGLFDPEATRAGVRLLAPDRPGYGRSTPWPTRTLADTAAFVTPVLDDAGVDVAGVVGFSGGGPHALALAATRPARIERVDVVAGAPPPSLDHRPPTAQRLLATLATVAPPLLRGLFGVQAWVADRLPPRTVVAQYTTTTDPADLPDDVVERVRRDFVAAFAHHRHGAVTEFDLLDRAWDVSPSRIDVPVHLWHGDRDANAPLAGARHLRERVPTADLTVLDGADHLSTLLRSRTPVLDGQRAAPTGGE from the coding sequence ATGGTTCCCGACGCCGACGGCGCCCTCCGAACCGTCTCGACGGCCGCCGACCGACGCGTCTCCTACGCCGAGTACGGCGACCCGGACGGCACTCCGGTCCTGTTCCTCCACGGGACGCCGGGATCACACGTCCTCGGTGGACTCTTCGACCCCGAGGCTACCCGTGCAGGGGTTCGTCTGCTCGCCCCCGACCGTCCGGGCTACGGCCGTTCGACACCGTGGCCGACACGGACTCTCGCCGACACCGCCGCGTTCGTCACCCCCGTCCTCGACGACGCCGGCGTCGACGTGGCGGGGGTCGTCGGCTTCTCCGGCGGCGGCCCCCACGCCCTCGCGCTCGCGGCGACGCGTCCGGCCCGGATCGAACGCGTCGACGTCGTCGCCGGTGCCCCGCCGCCGTCGCTCGACCACCGCCCCCCGACCGCCCAGCGGCTCCTCGCGACCCTCGCCACCGTCGCACCGCCGCTCCTCCGCGGGCTCTTCGGCGTGCAGGCGTGGGTCGCCGATCGGCTCCCGCCCCGGACCGTCGTCGCCCAGTACACCACGACGACGGACCCGGCCGACCTCCCCGACGACGTCGTCGAACGCGTCCGCCGGGACTTCGTCGCCGCGTTCGCCCACCACCGACACGGCGCGGTCACGGAGTTCGACCTCCTCGATCGGGCGTGGGACGTCTCGCCGTCGCGGATCGACGTCCCGGTTCACCTCTGGCACGGCGACCGGGACGCGAACGCACCCCTCGCCGGCGCACGGCATCTGCGCGAGCGGGTGCCGACCGCCGACCTCACCGTCCTCGACGGGGCGGATCACCTGTCGACGCTCCTGCGGAGTCGGACGCCCGTCCTCGACGGGCAGCGTGCCGCCCCGACGGGCGGCGAGTGA
- a CDS encoding transcription initiation factor IIB produces the protein MTRPTRQREDRTRWQGEEEGETEDADVDLDDLDPEDLVRTADGELIHEETGLIIEEEQIDPGPEWRAFNHQERQEKSRVGAPTTQTMHDKGLTTTIDWKDKDAYGRSISSRKRSQMHRLRKWQERIRTKDAGERNLQFALSEIDRMASALGVPRSVREVASVIYRRALNEDLIRGRSIEGVATAALYAACRKEGIPRSLEEISEVSRVERKEIGRTYRYISQELGLEMKPVDPKKYVPRFCSELELSEEVQSKANEIIETTAEKGLLSGKSPTGYAAAAIYAASLLCNEKKTQREVADVAQVTEVTIRNRYQEQIEAMGIHS, from the coding sequence ATGACACGGCCCACCCGCCAGCGGGAAGACCGAACGCGATGGCAGGGCGAGGAGGAGGGGGAAACCGAGGACGCCGACGTCGACCTCGACGATCTCGATCCGGAGGACCTCGTCAGGACGGCCGACGGCGAACTGATCCACGAGGAGACCGGCCTCATCATCGAGGAGGAGCAGATCGACCCCGGTCCGGAGTGGCGGGCGTTCAACCACCAGGAACGACAGGAGAAATCGCGGGTGGGCGCACCGACCACCCAGACGATGCACGACAAGGGGTTGACGACGACGATCGACTGGAAGGACAAGGACGCCTACGGTCGCTCGATCTCCTCACGGAAGCGCTCGCAGATGCACCGGTTGCGGAAGTGGCAAGAGCGGATCCGAACGAAAGACGCGGGCGAGCGCAACCTCCAGTTCGCGCTGAGCGAGATCGACCGGATGGCCTCGGCGCTCGGCGTCCCTCGCTCTGTCAGGGAGGTGGCGTCGGTGATCTATCGGCGCGCTCTCAACGAGGACCTCATCCGCGGGCGCTCGATCGAGGGGGTCGCCACCGCCGCCCTCTACGCCGCCTGTCGTAAGGAGGGTATCCCCCGGTCGCTGGAGGAGATCTCCGAGGTCTCGCGGGTCGAACGCAAGGAGATCGGGCGCACCTACCGCTACATCTCGCAGGAACTCGGTCTGGAGATGAAACCCGTCGATCCCAAGAAGTACGTGCCGCGTTTCTGTTCGGAACTCGAACTCAGCGAGGAGGTACAGTCGAAGGCCAACGAGATCATCGAGACGACCGCCGAGAAGGGGCTGCTGTCCGGCAAGTCGCCGACCGGCTACGCCGCCGCGGCCATCTACGCCGCTTCGCTGCTCTGCAACGAGAAAAAGACCCAGCGCGAGGTTGCCGACGTGGCCCAGGTGACCGAGGTCACCATCCGCAACCGGTATCAGGAACAGATCGAGGCGATGGGCATCCACAGCTAG
- the polX gene encoding DNA polymerase/3'-5' exonuclease PolX, translating into MSRNAEVADRFEEMADLLEAEGVEYKPRSYRRAAENLREHPGAIEELVVEGRNAVERIDGVGEALAGKIVEYVETGGIAELEALREELPVDMAALTSVEGVGPKTVGTLYEALGITTLDELEAAAEAGEIREVSGFGAKTEANILENIPFARQAQNRELLGDARPVAEAIRDHLLGAAPVDRATVAGSLRRWRETIGDVDVLVASEDGTAAVDAFLDWDAVGDVIEAGETKASVRARGLRIDCRVVVPDEFGAALQYFTGSKDHNVHLRNLAIERDLKMNEYGLFDVSDITDAAADQRAGRRIGGETEAEMYEALDLPPIPPELREDRGEIEAAREGTLPDLPTTDDVRGDLHTHTDWSDGTASVETMVAAAAERGDDYLAVTDHATGPGMVGGVGLDDDELREQMSAVEAAATDADVEVLHGVEANVDADGGLSVGEDLLADLDLVIASPHSGLGAGRETATDRLVTAIEHPETDVLGHPTGRLINDRPGLDPDLDRVAAAAADAEVALEVNANPHRLDLNDEAIRVAVEAGATVAIDTDAHGVGELDFRRYGVHTARRGWAERADVLNARPVDDLRAVLS; encoded by the coding sequence GTGAGCCGAAACGCCGAGGTGGCGGATCGGTTCGAGGAGATGGCCGACCTGCTCGAAGCCGAGGGCGTCGAGTACAAGCCACGGAGCTACCGCCGCGCCGCGGAGAACCTCCGCGAGCATCCGGGAGCGATCGAGGAACTCGTCGTGGAGGGACGGAACGCAGTCGAGAGGATCGACGGCGTCGGCGAGGCACTGGCCGGAAAGATCGTCGAATACGTCGAAACCGGTGGGATCGCGGAACTCGAAGCCCTCCGCGAGGAGCTTCCAGTCGACATGGCGGCGCTGACGAGCGTCGAGGGCGTCGGTCCGAAGACGGTCGGCACGCTGTACGAAGCACTCGGGATCACCACCCTCGACGAACTGGAGGCGGCCGCCGAGGCGGGAGAGATCCGAGAGGTGTCGGGGTTCGGCGCCAAGACGGAGGCGAACATCCTGGAAAACATTCCCTTCGCCCGGCAGGCCCAGAACCGGGAACTGCTGGGGGATGCCCGCCCCGTCGCGGAGGCGATCCGCGACCACCTTCTGGGGGCCGCCCCCGTCGACCGCGCGACGGTCGCGGGCTCGCTCCGTCGGTGGCGGGAAACCATCGGCGACGTCGACGTACTGGTGGCGAGCGAGGACGGCACGGCGGCCGTCGACGCGTTCCTCGACTGGGACGCCGTCGGCGACGTGATCGAGGCGGGGGAAACGAAGGCGAGCGTCCGCGCCCGCGGGCTTCGGATCGACTGCCGGGTCGTCGTCCCCGACGAGTTCGGGGCGGCGCTCCAGTATTTCACCGGGAGCAAGGATCACAACGTCCACCTGCGCAACCTCGCCATCGAGCGGGATCTGAAGATGAACGAGTACGGGCTGTTCGACGTCAGCGACATCACGGACGCGGCCGCCGATCAGCGCGCCGGCCGCCGGATCGGCGGCGAGACGGAGGCGGAGATGTACGAGGCCCTCGACCTGCCGCCGATCCCTCCGGAACTCCGGGAGGACCGGGGCGAAATCGAAGCCGCCCGGGAGGGGACCCTCCCGGACCTCCCGACGACCGACGACGTCCGTGGCGACCTCCACACCCACACCGACTGGTCCGACGGCACGGCGTCGGTCGAGACGATGGTCGCGGCGGCGGCCGAACGCGGCGACGACTACCTCGCGGTCACGGATCACGCCACCGGTCCGGGAATGGTTGGCGGCGTCGGCCTCGACGACGACGAACTCCGGGAACAGATGAGCGCCGTCGAGGCAGCGGCCACCGACGCGGACGTCGAGGTGCTCCACGGCGTCGAGGCCAACGTCGACGCCGACGGCGGGCTCTCGGTCGGGGAGGATCTCCTCGCGGACCTGGATCTCGTGATCGCCTCGCCCCACAGCGGCCTCGGGGCGGGTCGCGAGACGGCGACCGACCGGCTCGTAACCGCGATCGAACACCCCGAGACGGACGTGCTCGGACACCCGACCGGCCGCCTCATCAACGACCGCCCCGGCCTCGATCCGGACCTCGACCGGGTGGCCGCGGCGGCCGCCGACGCAGAGGTGGCCCTCGAAGTGAACGCCAATCCCCACCGCCTCGACCTGAACGACGAAGCGATCAGGGTCGCCGTCGAGGCGGGAGCGACGGTCGCGATCGACACCGACGCCCACGGAGTCGGCGAACTCGACTTCCGGCGGTACGGCGTCCACACGGCGCGGCGCGGGTGGGCCGAGCGGGCGGACGTGCTCAACGCCCGGCCGGTAGACGACCTGCGTGCGGTTCTCTCCTGA
- a CDS encoding CPBP family intramembrane glutamic endopeptidase → MRLSLLAGLGLSVLWSLWSVPSTSLPARVVRDVTLFVCLPGALALARGRDLGWRLDRRALRNTVALALFVTPFYVVGASLPTIRTYYPMWATDTALVQFLPHAAAQFVVAAAAETYYRGLLCVGVRELGAKSIFISPVVYAFHHVHKPPIELALSAPTDVLFGAVDYRSESIVPSVVAHGFGLALLDWLVLHPPLVPTTTAVRALSWLPVPL, encoded by the coding sequence GTGCGGCTCTCGCTGCTCGCCGGTCTCGGTCTCTCCGTTCTCTGGTCGCTCTGGAGCGTGCCGTCCACCAGCCTCCCGGCGCGCGTGGTTCGCGACGTGACGCTGTTCGTCTGCCTGCCGGGCGCGCTGGCGCTCGCTCGGGGGCGCGACCTCGGCTGGCGCCTCGACCGGCGCGCGCTCCGCAACACCGTCGCCCTCGCCCTGTTCGTCACGCCCTTCTACGTCGTCGGAGCGTCGCTGCCGACGATCCGGACCTACTACCCGATGTGGGCGACCGACACCGCACTCGTCCAGTTCCTGCCACACGCCGCCGCCCAGTTCGTCGTCGCCGCGGCCGCCGAGACGTACTACCGCGGGTTGCTCTGTGTCGGGGTGCGCGAACTCGGCGCCAAGAGCATCTTCATCAGTCCCGTGGTCTACGCCTTTCACCACGTCCACAAGCCGCCGATCGAACTCGCGCTGTCGGCACCGACCGACGTGCTCTTCGGCGCCGTCGACTACCGGAGCGAGTCGATCGTCCCCTCGGTCGTCGCCCACGGCTTCGGGCTGGCGCTCCTCGACTGGCTGGTGCTTCATCCGCCGCTCGTCCCGACGACGACGGCCGTGCGGGCGCTGTCGTGGCTCCCCGTGCCGCTGTAG
- a CDS encoding DUF5789 family protein: MSDKADEDAEPDVELGEGEPVDGAPLARVASRLTWPQEASNVRRKEGDATIRTPDGPRTIDAVLDDVDETYFDTRQTFLSAVRTVIGTGPVATAEE, translated from the coding sequence ATGAGTGACAAAGCGGACGAGGACGCGGAACCCGACGTCGAACTCGGCGAGGGCGAACCGGTCGATGGCGCACCGCTCGCACGGGTCGCCTCGCGGCTCACCTGGCCACAGGAAGCGAGCAACGTGCGGCGAAAGGAGGGCGACGCGACGATCCGAACCCCCGACGGGCCACGCACGATCGACGCAGTCCTCGACGATGTCGACGAGACCTACTTCGATACGCGGCAGACGTTCCTATCGGCGGTCCGTACGGTGATCGGAACCGGCCCGGTCGCCACGGCCGAGGAGTGA
- a CDS encoding TrkH family potassium uptake protein encodes MARRHRAYIDYRVTVAYVGTVLKYIGVTPVAPFVLAIYYGEDPLPFVATSAAMVSCGVFLERLRGDGELGNREAFLLVSLAWLVVPLLGTIPYLVAGTGTIATPVNAMFESMSGFTTTGATVLGTLSVERHGHAMLLWRQLTQWLGGMGLLVLMIAILPELSVGGAQVIDREAPGLALEKLTPRIRETARALWSIYAGVTVLAAVAYYGLHLLGVAPNMHLYNAVAHALTTLPTGGFSPEARSAEAFAPAVQWMMMPFMIVAGTNFALFWYVLDGKPRRLFDNTEFRSYLLAMAGFGAVLSALLYVGVGLTGTTPAVGVIPGNVEKALRQGLFQVIAIVTTTGYASMDVNSWDASARTILLFAYFLGGSAGSAAGSIKIVRWVLVKRSIGRALFTSVHPEAVRPLRLEGEPVDEGAIRDVFVFVLLFLLLFALSTVALYLDSFRTPTVSLSGLDAMSVAIATLGNVGPGFGVVGPMDSFLPFSNAAKLYMVFLMWIGRLEVLSVLVIFTPSFYRW; translated from the coding sequence ATGGCCCGCAGGCACCGCGCGTACATCGACTACCGGGTGACGGTGGCCTACGTCGGAACGGTGCTCAAGTACATCGGTGTCACCCCGGTGGCTCCGTTCGTCCTGGCGATATACTACGGCGAGGACCCGCTCCCGTTCGTCGCGACGAGCGCCGCCATGGTCAGCTGTGGTGTGTTTCTCGAACGGCTGCGGGGCGACGGCGAGTTGGGCAACCGGGAGGCGTTCCTGCTCGTGAGCCTGGCGTGGCTGGTCGTCCCCCTGCTGGGGACCATCCCCTACCTCGTCGCCGGGACGGGGACGATCGCGACCCCCGTCAACGCGATGTTCGAGAGTATGAGCGGGTTCACCACGACCGGTGCGACGGTCCTCGGTACACTCTCGGTCGAGCGCCACGGGCACGCGATGTTGCTGTGGCGCCAGCTCACCCAGTGGCTCGGCGGGATGGGCCTCCTCGTGTTGATGATCGCCATCCTGCCCGAGCTGTCGGTCGGGGGGGCCCAGGTCATCGACCGGGAGGCGCCGGGGCTCGCACTGGAGAAACTGACACCGCGGATTCGGGAGACTGCACGCGCACTGTGGAGCATCTACGCCGGAGTCACCGTCCTCGCGGCGGTGGCCTACTACGGCCTGCATCTGCTCGGCGTCGCGCCGAACATGCACCTCTACAACGCGGTCGCCCACGCGCTGACGACGCTGCCGACCGGCGGCTTCTCGCCCGAGGCTCGGAGCGCCGAGGCGTTCGCCCCCGCCGTCCAGTGGATGATGATGCCGTTCATGATCGTCGCGGGGACCAACTTCGCCCTGTTCTGGTACGTCCTCGACGGAAAACCCCGGCGGCTGTTCGACAACACGGAGTTCCGGTCGTACCTGCTCGCCATGGCCGGCTTCGGGGCCGTCCTCTCGGCGCTCCTCTATGTCGGTGTCGGGCTCACCGGAACGACGCCGGCCGTCGGCGTGATCCCCGGCAACGTCGAGAAGGCGCTCCGCCAGGGGCTCTTTCAGGTGATCGCCATCGTGACGACCACCGGGTACGCGAGCATGGACGTCAACAGTTGGGACGCGTCCGCACGGACGATCCTGCTGTTCGCGTACTTCCTCGGCGGGTCGGCGGGATCGGCCGCTGGATCGATCAAGATCGTTCGGTGGGTGCTCGTCAAGCGGTCGATCGGCCGGGCGCTGTTTACGTCCGTCCACCCCGAAGCCGTCAGGCCACTCAGGCTAGAGGGAGAGCCCGTCGACGAGGGGGCGATCCGGGACGTTTTCGTGTTCGTGTTGCTCTTCCTGTTGCTGTTTGCCCTCTCGACCGTCGCACTCTATCTCGACAGTTTCCGGACGCCCACAGTGTCGCTGTCGGGGCTCGACGCGATGAGCGTCGCCATCGCAACCCTCGGGAACGTCGGCCCGGGGTTCGGCGTCGTCGGGCCGATGGACAGCTTCCTGCCGTTCTCGAACGCCGCCAAGCTCTACATGGTCTTTCTGATGTGGATCGGGCGCCTGGAAGTGCTCTCGGTGCTCGTCATCTTCACGCCGTCGTTCTATCGGTGGTGA